In the genome of Populus nigra chromosome 9, ddPopNigr1.1, whole genome shotgun sequence, one region contains:
- the LOC133703348 gene encoding katanin p80 WD40 repeat-containing subunit B1 homolog KTN80.4 isoform X1: protein MAKRGYKLQEFVAHSTNVNCLSIGKKACRMFITGGDDHKVNLWAIGKPTSLMSLCGHTSPVESVAFDTSEVLVLAGASMGAIKLWDLEEAKMVRTLTGHRSNCTAVEFHPFGEFFASGSTDMNMRIWDIRKKGCIHTYKGHTQGISTIRFSPDGRWVVSGGCDNVVKVWDLTAGKLLHDFKFHEGHIRSIDFHPLEFLLATGSADRTVKFWDLETFELIGSARPEATGVRSITFHPDGRTLFCGLDDSLKVYSWEPVICHDAVDMGWSTLGDLCIHDGKLLGCSFYRNSVGVWVGDISCIEPYGDGFVPKESECTDQKFNIPGCNSSDKVGSDVRSTLGFRSPSPDYETKEIKNIYVDSTGGNPVTLQRAGSLNSSKEVLSLDSKEMSAPLTEKQSPLMGMNANLSEQTFDKSFIVPTIVPRDIPVEKDSSNSGKETIKFTKTKPGMLLRPAHVRRPSNSKNDVDKMSVALESGNFSSVTSEKGSARDPRLQSQIVTEDGAQKSREKKSPSIKGVTEKFEKVLSPETPSQGNCDESVKSSKEIAPVKIVNGVAVVSGRTRSLVERFERREKLSSEDQELNTSHQAVPESNRTSTTETNTTPPVISSNMTPLMVPETDRTATIAPKMNPCFVPETDNTGSAASKMISIAIPEKDRTATIATKSSPRVIPETDRKPSISTNMMSRVISQTDRTPPVAARMTSRVIPATDRTPPVATIFTPRVVHERDRTPPIPTNTAMRTPPVAAVITPRVIPERNRTPPVPTNTTTLVIPAVDRIPSITTNFTSRIECEMDRAPLNLNEEPQISGRDSTSANYKDVIEDLMQSHDVFLNTLKSRLTKLQVIRHFWERSDIKGAINALRKLPDYSVQADVISVLMDKMEILNLDLFSCLLPVLVGLLDSKMERHANISLEMLLKLVAVFGPVIQSAVSAPPVVGVDLHAEQRRECCNKCFAQLQKIQQILPALARRGGLLTKSALELNLVLQQS, encoded by the exons ATGGCGAAGCGTGGATATAAGCTGC AAGAATTTGTGGCTCATTCAACCAATGTGAACTGCTTAAGTATCGGTAAAAAGGCGTGTAGAATGTTTATCACCGGCGGTGATGATCATAAAGTGAATCTTTGGGCAATTGGCAAACCCACTTCTTTAATG AGCTTGTGTGGTCATACAAGTCCAGTTGAATCTGTTGCTTTTGATACATCAGAAGTTTTAGTGCTTGCCGGAGCTTCTATGGGTGCAATAAAGCTGTGGGATTTAGAAGAAGCTAAGA TGGTTCGCACTCTTACTGGACACAGATCCAACTGCACTGCTGTTGAATTCCATCCATTTGGTGAGTTCTTTGCTTCTGGTTCCACAGACATGAATATGAGGATCTGGGATATCAGAAAAAAGGGCTGCATACACACGTACAAGGGTCATACTCAAGGAATTAGCACTATCAGATTTTCTCCTGATGGTCGTTGGGTGGTTTCCGGTGGATGTGATAATGTTGTAAAG GTGTGGGATCTTACTGCTGGAAAGCTTTTACATGATTTTAAGTTCCATGAAGGACATATTAGATCCATTGATTTCCATCCCCTTGAGTTTCTCCTTGCTACTG GTTCAGCAGACAGAACCGTGAAATTCTGGGATTTGGAGACCTTCGAACTGATTGGATCTGCCCGACCTGAG GCTACAGGAGTGCGCTCTATTACCTTTCATCCTGATGGAAGGACACTTTTTTGTGGATTAGATGATAGTCTGAAG GTTTATTCTTGGGAGCCTGTGATTTGCCATGATGCTGTTGATATGGGATGGTCAACACTTGGTGACCTCTGCATTCATGATGGGAAACTCTTGGGCTGTTCATTCTATAGAAACTCTGTTGGAGTTTGGGTTGGAGATATATCG TGCATTGAGCCATATGGTGATGGTTTTGTACCCAAAGAAAGTGAATGCACAGACCAGAAATTTAACATCCCTGGATGTAATTCTTCAGATAAAGTAGGAAGTGATGTGAGATCAACTTTGGGTTTCCGTTCTCCATCTCCTGACTACGAGACAAAGGAAATAAAGAACATATATGTAGACT CTACTGGTGGAAATCCTGTTACTTTACAAAGAGCTGGTTCCCTGAATTCATCAAAAGAAGTCCTCTCACTGGATTCCAAGGAAATGAGTGCTCCTCTAACTGAGAAGCAGAGCCCTTTAATGGGAATGAATGCAAATTTGAGTGAACAAACTTTTGACAAATCTTTCATTGTCCCTACCATTGTACCTCGGGACATTCCTGTTGAAAAAGATTCTTCTAATTCTGGAAAGGAAACTATCAAGTTTACAAAAACCAAACCTGGTATGTTGCTCAGACCAGCTCATGTGCGGAGGCCATCAAATAGCAAGAATGATGTTGACAAGATGTCAGTGGCTCTTGAATCTGGAAATTTTAGCAGTGTTACAAGTGAGAAAGGAAGTGCAAGAGATCCCAGATTGCAATCCCAGATTGTAACAGAAGATGGAGCTCAAAAATCCCGTGAGAAGAAAAGCCCCAGTATCAAGGGTGTCACAGAGAAGTTTGAAAAAGTTTTATCACCAGAAACACCTAGTCAGGGAAACT GTGACGAATCTGTTAAAAGCAGTAAAGAGATTGCCCCTGTTAAGATTGTCAATGGAG TTGCAGTGGTATCGGGCAGGACACGTAGTCTTGTTGAGAGGTTTGAAAGAAGGGAGAAATTAAGCAGCGAAGATCAAGAATTAAACACAAGTCATCAAGCTGTGCCAGAATCAAACAGGACCTCCACCACAGAAACAAATACGACCCCTCCTGTCATTTCATCAAATATGACTCCTCTCATGGTGCCTGAAACAGACAGAACTGCCACAATAGCACCTAAAATGAACCCTTGTTTTGTACCTGAAACAGATAATACAGGCTCCGCAGCATCAAAAATGATTTCTATTGCCATACCTGAGAAGGATAGAACAGCCACCATAGCAACTAAATCAAGCCCTCGTGTTATACCTGAAACAGATAGAAAACCCTCTATATCAACTAATATGATGTCACGTGTTATATCGCAAACAGATAGAACACCCCCTGTAGCAGCCCGTATGACCTCTCGTGTTATACCTGCAACTGATCGGACACCCCCAGTAGCAACTATTTTCACCCCTCGTGTTGTACATGAAAGGGACAGAACACCCCCTATTCCTACAAACACTGCCATGCGAACTCCCCCAGTAGCAGCTGTTATCACCCCTCGTGTTATTCCTGAAAGGAATAGAACACCTCCTGTTCCTACTAATACAACCACGCTTGTTATACCTGCAGTGGATAGAATACCTTCCATAACTACTAATTTTACCTCTCGCATCGAATGTGAAATGGATAGAGCACCCCTCAATCTG AATGAAGAGCCTCAAATTTCTGGTAGGGACTCGACTTCTGCTAATTATAAGGATGTTATTGAAGATCTGATGCAAAGTCACGATGTATTCCTAAATACCCTTAAATCCCGCTTGACAAAGCTACAG GTGATTCGACATTTTTGGGAACGAAGTGACATTAAAGGTGCTATCAATGCCTTGAGGAAACTGCCTGATTATTCT GTGCAAGCAGATGTGATCAGTGTTCTCATGGACAAAATGGAGATTCtcaatttagatttattttcttgcttgcttCCTGTGCTTGTGGGCTTGCTAGACAGCAAGATGGAAAG GCATGCAAATATCTCATTGGAGATGCTACTGAAGCTTGTAGCGGTTTTTGGCCCGGTAATACAATCAGCTGTTTCCGCTCCTCCAGTTGTTGGTGTTGATCTTCATGCAGAGCAAAG GCGAGAATGCTGCAACAAGTGCTTTGCTCAGCTGCAAAAGATCCAGCAAATTCTTCCAGCACTAGCAAG GAGGGGCGGTTTATTGACAAAAAGTGCTCTGGAATTGAATCTAGTCCTTCAACAGTCATAG
- the LOC133703348 gene encoding katanin p80 WD40 repeat-containing subunit B1 homolog KTN80.1 isoform X2, which yields MNMRIWDIRKKGCIHTYKGHTQGISTIRFSPDGRWVVSGGCDNVVKVWDLTAGKLLHDFKFHEGHIRSIDFHPLEFLLATGSADRTVKFWDLETFELIGSARPEATGVRSITFHPDGRTLFCGLDDSLKVYSWEPVICHDAVDMGWSTLGDLCIHDGKLLGCSFYRNSVGVWVGDISCIEPYGDGFVPKESECTDQKFNIPGCNSSDKVGSDVRSTLGFRSPSPDYETKEIKNIYVDSTGGNPVTLQRAGSLNSSKEVLSLDSKEMSAPLTEKQSPLMGMNANLSEQTFDKSFIVPTIVPRDIPVEKDSSNSGKETIKFTKTKPGMLLRPAHVRRPSNSKNDVDKMSVALESGNFSSVTSEKGSARDPRLQSQIVTEDGAQKSREKKSPSIKGVTEKFEKVLSPETPSQGNCDESVKSSKEIAPVKIVNGVAVVSGRTRSLVERFERREKLSSEDQELNTSHQAVPESNRTSTTETNTTPPVISSNMTPLMVPETDRTATIAPKMNPCFVPETDNTGSAASKMISIAIPEKDRTATIATKSSPRVIPETDRKPSISTNMMSRVISQTDRTPPVAARMTSRVIPATDRTPPVATIFTPRVVHERDRTPPIPTNTAMRTPPVAAVITPRVIPERNRTPPVPTNTTTLVIPAVDRIPSITTNFTSRIECEMDRAPLNLNEEPQISGRDSTSANYKDVIEDLMQSHDVFLNTLKSRLTKLQVIRHFWERSDIKGAINALRKLPDYSVQADVISVLMDKMEILNLDLFSCLLPVLVGLLDSKMERHANISLEMLLKLVAVFGPVIQSAVSAPPVVGVDLHAEQRRECCNKCFAQLQKIQQILPALARRGGLLTKSALELNLVLQQS from the exons ATGAATATGAGGATCTGGGATATCAGAAAAAAGGGCTGCATACACACGTACAAGGGTCATACTCAAGGAATTAGCACTATCAGATTTTCTCCTGATGGTCGTTGGGTGGTTTCCGGTGGATGTGATAATGTTGTAAAG GTGTGGGATCTTACTGCTGGAAAGCTTTTACATGATTTTAAGTTCCATGAAGGACATATTAGATCCATTGATTTCCATCCCCTTGAGTTTCTCCTTGCTACTG GTTCAGCAGACAGAACCGTGAAATTCTGGGATTTGGAGACCTTCGAACTGATTGGATCTGCCCGACCTGAG GCTACAGGAGTGCGCTCTATTACCTTTCATCCTGATGGAAGGACACTTTTTTGTGGATTAGATGATAGTCTGAAG GTTTATTCTTGGGAGCCTGTGATTTGCCATGATGCTGTTGATATGGGATGGTCAACACTTGGTGACCTCTGCATTCATGATGGGAAACTCTTGGGCTGTTCATTCTATAGAAACTCTGTTGGAGTTTGGGTTGGAGATATATCG TGCATTGAGCCATATGGTGATGGTTTTGTACCCAAAGAAAGTGAATGCACAGACCAGAAATTTAACATCCCTGGATGTAATTCTTCAGATAAAGTAGGAAGTGATGTGAGATCAACTTTGGGTTTCCGTTCTCCATCTCCTGACTACGAGACAAAGGAAATAAAGAACATATATGTAGACT CTACTGGTGGAAATCCTGTTACTTTACAAAGAGCTGGTTCCCTGAATTCATCAAAAGAAGTCCTCTCACTGGATTCCAAGGAAATGAGTGCTCCTCTAACTGAGAAGCAGAGCCCTTTAATGGGAATGAATGCAAATTTGAGTGAACAAACTTTTGACAAATCTTTCATTGTCCCTACCATTGTACCTCGGGACATTCCTGTTGAAAAAGATTCTTCTAATTCTGGAAAGGAAACTATCAAGTTTACAAAAACCAAACCTGGTATGTTGCTCAGACCAGCTCATGTGCGGAGGCCATCAAATAGCAAGAATGATGTTGACAAGATGTCAGTGGCTCTTGAATCTGGAAATTTTAGCAGTGTTACAAGTGAGAAAGGAAGTGCAAGAGATCCCAGATTGCAATCCCAGATTGTAACAGAAGATGGAGCTCAAAAATCCCGTGAGAAGAAAAGCCCCAGTATCAAGGGTGTCACAGAGAAGTTTGAAAAAGTTTTATCACCAGAAACACCTAGTCAGGGAAACT GTGACGAATCTGTTAAAAGCAGTAAAGAGATTGCCCCTGTTAAGATTGTCAATGGAG TTGCAGTGGTATCGGGCAGGACACGTAGTCTTGTTGAGAGGTTTGAAAGAAGGGAGAAATTAAGCAGCGAAGATCAAGAATTAAACACAAGTCATCAAGCTGTGCCAGAATCAAACAGGACCTCCACCACAGAAACAAATACGACCCCTCCTGTCATTTCATCAAATATGACTCCTCTCATGGTGCCTGAAACAGACAGAACTGCCACAATAGCACCTAAAATGAACCCTTGTTTTGTACCTGAAACAGATAATACAGGCTCCGCAGCATCAAAAATGATTTCTATTGCCATACCTGAGAAGGATAGAACAGCCACCATAGCAACTAAATCAAGCCCTCGTGTTATACCTGAAACAGATAGAAAACCCTCTATATCAACTAATATGATGTCACGTGTTATATCGCAAACAGATAGAACACCCCCTGTAGCAGCCCGTATGACCTCTCGTGTTATACCTGCAACTGATCGGACACCCCCAGTAGCAACTATTTTCACCCCTCGTGTTGTACATGAAAGGGACAGAACACCCCCTATTCCTACAAACACTGCCATGCGAACTCCCCCAGTAGCAGCTGTTATCACCCCTCGTGTTATTCCTGAAAGGAATAGAACACCTCCTGTTCCTACTAATACAACCACGCTTGTTATACCTGCAGTGGATAGAATACCTTCCATAACTACTAATTTTACCTCTCGCATCGAATGTGAAATGGATAGAGCACCCCTCAATCTG AATGAAGAGCCTCAAATTTCTGGTAGGGACTCGACTTCTGCTAATTATAAGGATGTTATTGAAGATCTGATGCAAAGTCACGATGTATTCCTAAATACCCTTAAATCCCGCTTGACAAAGCTACAG GTGATTCGACATTTTTGGGAACGAAGTGACATTAAAGGTGCTATCAATGCCTTGAGGAAACTGCCTGATTATTCT GTGCAAGCAGATGTGATCAGTGTTCTCATGGACAAAATGGAGATTCtcaatttagatttattttcttgcttgcttCCTGTGCTTGTGGGCTTGCTAGACAGCAAGATGGAAAG GCATGCAAATATCTCATTGGAGATGCTACTGAAGCTTGTAGCGGTTTTTGGCCCGGTAATACAATCAGCTGTTTCCGCTCCTCCAGTTGTTGGTGTTGATCTTCATGCAGAGCAAAG GCGAGAATGCTGCAACAAGTGCTTTGCTCAGCTGCAAAAGATCCAGCAAATTCTTCCAGCACTAGCAAG GAGGGGCGGTTTATTGACAAAAAGTGCTCTGGAATTGAATCTAGTCCTTCAACAGTCATAG
- the LOC133702668 gene encoding protein STRUBBELIG-RECEPTOR FAMILY 3, whose protein sequence is MGFVKCGVLFVLVAVLMASFSVSYTDPNDVTAMNSLFVSLQYPRLIGWVAMGGDPCSDAWQGVGCVFSNITSLTLNGLNLGGTLNNDFNKFTSIIDIDVSDNHIGGDIPSALPSTLRNFSLARNQFTGRIPDTLNSLGQLLDLSFHNNQLIGGIPDVFQQMTSLSNLDLSGNNLSDQLPPSMGTLSSLSTLHLQNNRLTGTLTVLQDLPLEYLNVENNLFSGPIPEKLLDIPNFRKDGNPFNTSIIPSPPPAISPFPSLPPVAEAPQKQANGPSASVTLKSERSKGFFASKRVIWIAVIGVVVIIIILGLCLLMSTCCKGRKANEEDNERHSVSVYKSHIDEPISKSSFERNNQEKVTKESTIKLQDQYGQDARRQEAYPKAQGEQDIDLKRMAAYSKQKMDHGINMTSMDANFMPLQPLPPPPPSLPIGNVIANPIGHAAHEKSHSTGTPSSHFPRIFTIATLQQYSNSFSEENFVGEGTLGSVYRAELPTGKLLAVKKLNSGASKQQTDEEFLQLVSSISKTQHDNIVEFVGYCNEHGQRLLVYEYCKNGTLYDALHADDEIHRKFSWNARVQLALGAARALQYLHEVCQPPIVHWNFKSSNILLDDKLVARVSDCGLAPLKSSGFATELSGRVLSAHGYGAPELELGSYTSKSDVYSFGVVMLELLTGRKSYDRSLSRGEQSLVRWAIHQLHDIDALSRMVDPSIKGACPVKSLSRFADIISRCVQWEPEFRPLMSEIVQDLLCML, encoded by the exons TGACTGCAATGAATAGCTTGTTTGTTAGCTTGCAATATCCGCGGTTGATTGGTTGGGTTGCTATGGGAGGAGACCCATGTTCAGATGCATGGCAAGGAGTTGGTTGTGTATTCTCAAACATAACCTCATT AACACTAAATGGCTTGAATTTAGGGGGAACCTTGAACAACGatttcaataaatttacatcAATCATAGATAT AGATGTTAGTGATAATCATATTGGAGGGGATATTCCATCGGCGTTACCCTCTACCTTGAGGAACTT TTCTCTTGCTCGCAATCAGTTCACTGGAAGAATTCCAGATACTTTAAACTCATTAGGTCAACTGTTAGACTT ATCTTTCCACAATAATCAGCTAATTGGAGGAATACCAGATGTCTTTCAACAAATGACAAGTTTGTCAAATTT GGATCTGTCTGGTAATAATTTGAGTGATCAGCTGCCTCCTTCAATGGGAACTTTGTCTTCTCTCAGCACATT gCATTTGCAGAACAATAGACTTACTGGGACCCTTACTGTCCTGCAGGATCTTCCCCTCGAGTATCT GAATGTGGAGAACAATCTATTTTCTGGGCCTATTCCGGAGAAGCTGCTGGATATTCCAAATTTCAG AAAAGATGGAAATCCCTTCAATACATCTATCATTCCTTCTCCACCACCTGCCATCTCTCCATTTCCAAGCTTGCCACCTGTTGCAGAAGCACCTCAGAAGCAGGCAAATGGTCCTTCTGCCTCAGTAACACTAAAGTCTGAAAGATCAAAAGGATTTTTTGCATCTAAGAGGGTCATTTGGATTGCTGTTATAGGGgtagttgttattattatcatactGGGATTATGTCTTTTAATGTCAACATGCTGCAAAGGAAGGAAAGCAAATGAAGAAGACAATGAGAGGCACAGTGTTAGTGTATATAAGAGCCATATAGATGAGCCCATCAGTAAATCTTCATTTGAACGAAACAATCAAGAGAAAG TTACCAAAGAATCAACCATAAAGCTGCAAGATCAATATGGACAAGATGCCAGAAGGCAGGAAGCATATCCAAAGGCACAGGGTGAACAGGATATTGATTTGAAGAGAATGGCTGCATATTCAAAGCAAAAGATGGATCATGGGATAAACATGACAAGCATGGATGCAAATTTTATGCCACTGCAGCCACTGCCCCCACCTCCCCCAAGCCTTCCTATTGGCAATGTCATTGCAAATCCAATTGGGCATGCAGCTCATGAAAAGAGTCATTCAACCGGGACTCCGAGCTCACATTTTCCAAGGATTTTCACCATTGCTACACTTCAGCAGTACTCAAACAGCTTTTCAGAAGAAAATTTTGTTGGTGAAGGGACACTTGGCAGTGTTTACAGGGCTGAGCTTCCTACTGGAAAA CTACTGGCAGTCAAGAAGCTAAACAGTGGAGCTTCCAAGCAACAGACCGATGAGGAATTTCTTCAACTAGTTTCTAGCATATCGAAAACTCAACATGATAATATCGTGGAGTTTGTGGGATACTGTAATGAGCATGGGCAACGGTTACTTGTTTATGAGTATTGCAAAAATGGGACACTGTATGATGCATTGCATGCAGATGATGAAATCCATAGGAAATTCTCATGGAATGCACGTGTCCAGCTGGCACTAGGAGCTGCTAGAGCCCTCCA GTATCTGCACGAGGTTTGTCAACCACCTATTGTGCACTGGAATTTTAAATCTTCCAACATTCTCCTTGATGATAAGCTAGTAGCTCGTGTCTCAGACTGTGGCCTGGCTCCTCTGAAATCATCTGGCTTTGCAACTGAG TTATCAGGGCGCGTCCTCAGTGCTCATGGTTATGGGGCTCCAGAGCTTGAGTTGGGAAGTTATACGAGCAAGAGTGATGTATATAGCTTTGGAGTTGTGATGCTAGAGCTCCTCACCGGTAGAAAATCTTATGACAG GTCATTGAGTCGAGGGGAGCAATCTCTGGTTAGATGGGCAATTCATCAGCTTCATGATATAGATGCACTTTCTAGGATGGTTGACCCCTCTATAAAGGGGGCATGTCCTGTGAAGTCTTTATCACGTTTTGCTGATATAATATCTAGATGTGTGCAG TGGGAGCCCGAATTCAGGCCACTTATGTCTGAAATCGTTCAGGATCTTTTATGTATGTTATAG